One genomic region from Geotrypetes seraphini chromosome 17, aGeoSer1.1, whole genome shotgun sequence encodes:
- the FEZF2 gene encoding fez family zinc finger protein 2 codes for MASSASWDTVMPSCPRHDGSAAPKALAFSIERIMAKTSEPRPALEQRQGLLEPEGKKILGLCSPLSCLIPIQPLGYETPCKTLLNYSDMWKCSLRSALCKSNCGICCKSDFSPGHPALPTNRVIKPQAINQALGMPPNGSLYYFNYMDAYHPSDLLNAHLFPSGVLNAQSQASLSAHQKLFLLENAKLASLAADKFPSPQYPHKERLPGQLDQVLKENSALAVERNGVKPQSKLSASSADGKPKNFTCEVCGKVFNAHYNLTRHMPVHTGARPFVCKVCGKGFRQASTLCRHKIIHTQEKPHKCNQCGKAFNRSSTLNTHIRIHAGYKPFVCEFCGKGFHQKGNYKNHKLTHSGEKQYKCSICNKAFHQIYNLTFHMHTHNDKKPFTCATCGKGFCRNFDLKKHVRKLHDNVSSVVSSTKELSRTPQS; via the exons ATGGCGAGTTCGGCTTCTTGGGACACCgtgatgccctcctgcccgaggCATGATGGCTCCGCCGCCCCAAAGGCGCTGGCCTTCTCCATCGAGAGGATCATGGCCAAGACTTCGGAGCCCAGACCCGCGTTGGAGCAGAGGCAAGGGCTGCTGGAGCCCGAAGGCAAGAAAATCCTCGGCCTCTGCTCACCACTTTCCTGCCTGATCCCCATCCAGCCTTTGGGCTACGAGACTCCCTGCAAGACTCTGCTGAACTACTCGGACATGTGGAAATGTAGCCTCCGAAGCGCCCTTTGCAAATCGAACTGTGGCATCTGTTGCAAGAGCGACTTCAGTCCAGGGCACCCGGCGCTGCCAACTAACCGGGTGATTAAGCCGCAAGCCATCAACCAAGCACTAGGGATGCCTCCAAACGGATCGCTGTATTATTTCAACTACATGGACGCCTACCACCCTTCGGATCTTTTAAATGCACATTTGTTCCCATCCGGCGTTCTGAACGCACAGTCTCAGGCGTCTCTTTCTGCCCATCAGAAGCTGTTCCTGCTTGAAAATGCCAAACTGGCGAGTCTAGCCGCGGACAAATTCCCCAGTCCTCAGTACCCGCACAAAGAGCGCCTGCCGGGCCAGTTGGACCAGGTGCTGAAGGAAAACAGCGCTTTAGCCGTGGAAAGAAATGGAGTGAAACCACAGAGCAAGCTCAGCGCCAGCTCAGCCGACGGGAAGCCCAAAAACTTCACCTGTGAAGTGTGTGGCAAG gtcTTTAATGCACATTACAATTTAACTCGTCACATGCCAGTTCACACAGGAGCAAGACCATTCGTCTGTAAAGTTTGTGGCAAAGGCTTCCGACAAGCTAGTACACTGTGCAGGCATAAAATAATTCACACGCAG gAAAAACCTCACAAATGTAACCAGTGCGGCAAAGCTTTTAACCGAAGCTCCACTTTAAATACACACATTAGGATTCACGCTGGTTACAAACCTTTTGTCTGTGAATTTTGCGGGAAAGGATTTCAccaaaaag gaaACTACAAAAATCACAAGCTGACACACAGCGGAGAGAAGCAGTACAAGTGCTCTATCTGCAACAAAGCTTTCCACCAGATTTATAATTTGACTTTTCATATGCACACCCACAACGACAAGAAGCCGTTTACTTGTGCAACCTGTGGGAAAGGGTTTTGCAGAAACTTTGACTTAAAGAAGCACGTGAGAAAACTGCATGACAACGTGTCGTCTGTTGTATCTTCCACGAAAGAGTTATCCCGGACTCCACAAAGTTGA